In the genome of Cupriavidus taiwanensis, one region contains:
- a CDS encoding ArsR/SmtB family transcription factor — translation MDYTPGISHLASLLADPGRAAMLWALMDGSARPAGELALIAGLSASSTSGHLARLSEGGLLVAETRGRNRYYRLAAPEIGVAIEALASASLASQPPRLRAVPVSRTAPPALRQARTCYDHLAGELAVGLFERMTQSRWLMLDGPRVELSGDGAQALARLGVDVDAARRKRRQFACTCPDWSERKPHLGGALGAALLGSLLARGWVEPTRTSRALRVTPAGQREIIRIAA, via the coding sequence ATGGATTACACCCCCGGCATCAGCCACCTCGCCAGCCTGCTCGCCGACCCGGGCCGTGCCGCGATGCTATGGGCGCTGATGGACGGCAGCGCCCGGCCCGCCGGCGAGCTGGCGTTGATCGCCGGCCTGTCGGCGTCTTCCACCAGCGGGCACCTGGCGCGCCTGTCCGAAGGCGGCCTGCTGGTGGCGGAGACGCGCGGACGCAACCGCTACTACCGGCTGGCGGCGCCGGAGATCGGCGTGGCGATCGAGGCGCTGGCGTCGGCGTCGCTGGCGAGCCAGCCGCCGCGGTTGCGCGCGGTGCCGGTGTCGCGCACGGCGCCGCCGGCGCTGCGCCAGGCGCGCACCTGCTATGACCACCTGGCGGGCGAACTGGCGGTGGGGCTGTTCGAGCGCATGACGCAGTCGCGCTGGCTGATGCTGGACGGGCCGCGCGTCGAGCTCAGCGGCGACGGCGCGCAGGCGCTGGCGCGGCTGGGCGTGGATGTGGACGCGGCGCGCCGCAAGCGGCGGCAGTTTGCCTGCACCTGTCCGGACTGGAGCGAGCGCAAGCCGCACCTGGGCGGCGCGCTCGGCGCGGCGCTGCTGGGCAGCCTGCTGGCGCGCGGCTGGGTCGAGCCCACGCGCACTTCGCGCGCGCTGCGCGTGACACCGGCGGGCCAACGCGAGATCATCCGCATCGCGGCCTAG
- a CDS encoding DUF6630 family protein: MATPLDDDTQDAIARFFALINLGDSAQTSAQMAMFEDALLDAEDDDTDGPELLWVIREVIDWQSGFFVDWKDAQSFIGCLTQLCERMDLELDWGTDDPEDEAFLESTSVPELMELAHNQLRVAGYTLWNWDTGGDAYAGWITRSEDDEEMLDLAEILRFEVRPADQPY, from the coding sequence ATGGCCACACCGCTGGACGACGATACGCAGGACGCGATCGCGCGTTTCTTCGCCCTGATCAACCTTGGCGACAGCGCCCAGACCTCGGCCCAGATGGCGATGTTCGAGGACGCCCTGCTCGATGCCGAGGACGACGACACCGACGGGCCGGAACTGCTGTGGGTGATCCGCGAGGTCATCGACTGGCAGTCCGGCTTCTTTGTCGACTGGAAGGACGCGCAGTCCTTTATCGGCTGCCTGACCCAGCTGTGCGAGCGCATGGACCTGGAGCTCGACTGGGGCACCGACGACCCCGAGGACGAGGCTTTCCTGGAGAGCACCAGCGTGCCGGAACTGATGGAGCTGGCGCACAACCAGCTGCGCGTGGCGGGCTATACGCTGTGGAACTGGGATACCGGCGGCGATGCCTACGCCGGCTGGATCACGCGCAGCGAGGATGACGAAGAGATGCTGGACCTGGCCGAGATCCTGCGCTTCGAGGTGCGGCCGGCGGACCAGCCTTATTGA
- a CDS encoding Zn-dependent alcohol dehydrogenase, with translation MKAAVLHQPRTPLAIEDVAIGKPGPREVLVRTAAVGVCHSDLHFVDGAYPHPVPTIPGHEAAGVVEQVGAQVRTVKPGDHVITCLSAYCGHCEHCLTGHLSLCTEPDTRRREDEAPRLQAAHGNAMHQFLNLSAFAEQMLIHEHALVAIRRDMPLDRAALIGCAVTTGMGAVIHTAKVQPGETVAVIGCGGIGLATVNSAAIAGAGRIIAIDRVPGKLELARKFGATDVIDASEGNVPDAVRALTGGGVHHAFEAIGLKETTEQAFAMLRRGGTATVIGMIAPGVKIELKGSDFLGEKRIQGSLMGSNRFPVDMPRMVDFYMAGRLHLDELIAQRLPLERINDAFDELRRGELARSVILFD, from the coding sequence ATGAAAGCTGCAGTGCTGCATCAACCCAGGACGCCGCTGGCGATCGAAGACGTGGCCATCGGCAAGCCCGGCCCGCGCGAAGTGCTGGTGCGCACCGCCGCCGTCGGCGTGTGCCACTCCGACCTGCATTTCGTGGACGGTGCCTACCCGCATCCCGTTCCCACCATCCCGGGCCACGAGGCCGCGGGCGTGGTCGAGCAGGTCGGCGCGCAAGTCCGCACGGTCAAGCCCGGCGACCACGTCATCACCTGCCTGTCGGCCTATTGCGGCCATTGCGAGCATTGCCTGACCGGCCACCTGTCGCTGTGCACCGAGCCCGATACCCGCCGCCGCGAGGACGAAGCGCCGCGGTTGCAGGCCGCCCATGGCAACGCCATGCACCAGTTCCTGAACCTGTCGGCGTTCGCCGAGCAGATGCTGATCCATGAGCACGCGCTGGTGGCGATCCGGCGCGACATGCCGCTGGACCGCGCCGCGCTGATCGGCTGCGCGGTGACCACCGGCATGGGCGCCGTGATCCATACCGCGAAGGTGCAGCCGGGCGAGACCGTCGCCGTGATCGGCTGCGGCGGCATCGGGCTGGCCACGGTCAACAGCGCCGCCATTGCCGGCGCCGGCCGCATCATCGCCATCGACCGGGTGCCCGGCAAGCTGGAACTGGCCCGCAAGTTCGGCGCAACCGACGTGATCGACGCCAGCGAGGGCAATGTGCCGGACGCGGTGCGCGCCCTCACCGGCGGCGGCGTGCACCATGCCTTCGAGGCCATCGGCCTGAAGGAGACCACCGAGCAGGCCTTTGCCATGCTGCGCCGCGGCGGCACCGCCACGGTCATCGGCATGATCGCGCCGGGCGTCAAGATCGAACTGAAGGGCAGCGATTTCCTCGGCGAGAAGCGCATCCAGGGCTCGCTGATGGGCTCCAACCGCTTCCCGGTGGACATGCCGCGCATGGTCGATTTCTACATGGCGGGCCGCCTGCACCTCGACGAGCTGATCGCGCAGCGGCTGCCGCTGGAACGCATCAACGACGCCTTCGACGAACTGCGCCGCGGCGAACTGGCGCGCTCGGTAATTCTGTTCGACTAG